The following is a genomic window from Spirosoma foliorum.
GCGTGGATATTCTTCATTCCGACGATTATACTCGCGCCGTTCGTCAATGGCATTGTTGAATTGGCGTTCATCACGCTGGTTGTAACGCCGTTGATCGCGGCTATCGTTCCGGTTGTAATCGTATCGGTCGTTGTAGGAATTTTGCTGGCCTAATACGAAACTCGTACTACAGACCCCTGCGACAAGTAAAGCTGTTTTTGTTAACGTTTTCATAACCTGTTGAGTTGAGTAAATGAATACCAAGATTCAATTCTAAAACCGCCTATATGGAGGAATGTTTGTGTAATCATGTCTGCAAGCCATTTTAGTTGGCCACTGGCTATAAAAAAGCCGCCTTCGTTGAAAGGCGGCTTTTCTGTGCAGCGCTAAGCCAGCTTTAGAATTTAAATCCTACACTAGCACTCAGGATACGACGTTGCGAACCGGCAAAACCTGTTGAGGTTGTGTTACCATTGGTTGGGTTTTTGATCGAATCGCTTAAGCCATAGTGATAAGTCAGATCGATCAGCAACGGACCAATATCAAACCCTAGCTGACCCAGACCATTAAAGGTACCGCTTTTGATTTCGGCATTGGTCAGGTTGAAATTACCGCTGCTGGAACTGATCCGATTGGCATATTCAAGACCAACCTGCAAGCGAATAGCCGAAATTCCCCGATCTGATTGCAGCAGTTTATAACCGATATAAACCGGGATTTGAACGTACTGAATATTGATCTGATCCTGAATTTGGCTAGCTGTCTGACCATCACCTTTCGTGAAATAATTTGAACTAGAGGCAAAGTATTCAGCCCCTAATTGACCGAAGAGTCGGCCACCACCCCGCACAAAGAAACCAGCCTGGTAACCTACTCGGCCCGAGATGTCGCCACCCGTTGTTTCGCCTTTTAGTTTAGTTGAGTTCAAACCGGCATAAATACCAAAGACGAAGTTTTTGTAATCTTTCGCTTTGGTGCGTTCTGGCCGATCCGTGGTCGAATAGGTTTCCGTTGAAACGGTCGTTGTTGTACCATCAGCAGGACTTGCCATGCTGTTCGTTGAATAGGTGCTGTTCGTAGTCGACGAATTGCTATTCGTAGAATTATTGCTATTCGTAGAATTGTTGTCCATCGTCGAGCTGCTGTTCATCGAGTTCGTACTATCAGTCGTAACTGGCGATGTGTACGTAGGACTTGTTGTACTCGTTGTCGAATACGTGGGTGTGGTTTGGGCATTCACGAACCCGATACCACACAGGCAAGCTGCCAGGAGGGAAAATTGCTTTTTCATAACTTGTTCTCTCGTTGAGTGTATAAATAAAAAAGGGTGTAATCGAAATTACACCCCATTAACAGGCCGTTACCAAGCAATGTTTTGAACTATTTCAATTTTAATAAACGAAGAGTTACAAAACCCTCAGTAAGAACCGATAACGATTTCTCTAAATTCTTCATGACTCTGTTTTCAGTAGAGACAAAAGAGTTACGCGGCTCGCATGGTTTTAAACGCATTCATTAAGCCATTGGTCGAGCTGTCGTGTGAGCTAATAGGCTCATCATTCTGTAATTCAGGCAGGATTCGGCTGGCTAGTTGTTTGCCCAATTCAACACCCCACTGATCGAAGCTAAAAATGTCCCAGATAACGCCCTGTGTGAATATTTTGTGCTCATACATGGCGATTAGGCTGCCGAGCGTGTAAGGCGTCAGTTTCTTGAACAGAATAGAATTCGTAGGGCGATTGCCCGAGAACATCTTGAATGGGGTCAGTGCTTTGATTTCCTCTTCGCTTTTGCCCGTTTTGCGGAGTTCTTCGGCCGCTTCGCCTTCCGTTTTGCCGTTCATAAGCGCTTCGGTTTGCGCAAAATAATTGGCCATTAAAATTTTATGATGCTCGCCAATGGGCCGTTGGCTCACGGCTGGTGCCAGAAAATCGCAGGGAATTAATTTAGTGCCCTGGTGAATGAGCTGGTAAAACGCGTGCTGACCATTGGTGCCGGGTTCGCCCCAGATAATTGGACCCGTTTGATAATCAACAGGATGACCAGCCCGATCAACCGATTTGCCATTACTTTCCATATCGCCTTGCTGGAAATAAGCCGCGAACCGGTGCATGTATTGGTCGTAGGGTAGAATGGCTTCGGTTTGTGCGCCAAAGAAATTGTTGTACCAGATACCCACCAGCCCTAAAATAACGGGCAGGTTCTGGTCGAGGGGAGTGTCGTGGAAATGGAGGTCCATTGCATGAGCGCCATCCAGCAGTTCTTCAAACTTGTCGAAACCGACATAGAGCGCAATGGATAAACCAATAGCTGACCAGAGCGAGTAACGACCACCAACCCAATCCCAGAAACCGAACATATTGTCGGGATCGATGCCGAATTTCTCCACATCTTTCTGATTGGTTGATAGCGCGGCAAAGTGTTTGGCAATAGCGGCTTCGTCTTTGGCGGCATCTAAAAACCACTGACGTGCTGTTTGGGCATTGGTCATGGTTTCCTGCGTAGTGAACGTTTTCGATGCGATCAGGAACAGCGTAGTTTCGGGCTTGACCGTTTGCAGCGTTTCGTAGATGTGTACGCCATCGACGTTCGAAACGAAATGCACCCGCAGTTTTTTATCATCGGCATACGGTTTCAGTGCTTCGGTCACCATAACGGGGCCAAGGTCCGAACCGCCGATGCCAATATTGACGACGTCGGTAATCGCTTCACCTGTGTAACCTTTCCATTCACCCGACCGAATCCGCTCGGTAAAGGATTTCATGTGGTTCAGCACTGCATTGACATCTGGCATAACATCGGCACCATCCACCAAGATAGGCGTGTTGGAACGATTGCGCAGGGCAACGTGTAATACGGCGCGATCTTCAGTCCGGTTGATTTTATCGCCCGAGAACATTTTCTTGATAGCACTCTTTAACTCAGCCTGTTCGGCGAGTTGTACAAGTAGGCTCAACGTTTCGGCGGTGATGCGGTTTTTCGAGAAATCGAGCAGAATATCCTCAAACTGACGGCTGAACGTATTAAACCGCTCTGGGTCTTCGGCAAACAAATCACGCAGATGGCGATCTTTCAGACCATCATAATGAGCTTGCAGTTGGGCATAAGCCGGTAAGTCGGTAAATCGATGATTGGCGAGCATAAGGAGGTTTTACGTTTCAGGTTCTAAGTTTCAGGTCAACTGTCACCAGCGTTACTGACGTGTCAGCTACCCCGGAACTTGGAACCTGAAACTCGAAACTCATTTCACTGGCGCGAATATCGTGAATCCCGGCAATCTTTTTTCGGCTATTTTTACGCTCCTTTTCCATTCGGGATCGTTGTTTTTTGACATCAATACACCCATTAATGAATCAAAAACTTTTCTATTCGCTGGTACTGGTCGGTTTAGGGGCCTTATTTTTTATCCCATTCCTGGGGGGCGTCCGACTGTTTGACTGGGATGAGATCAACTTCGCCGAATGCGCCCGCGAGATGATTGTGCTGGGCGACTATCTGCACGTTCACATTGATTTTAAGCCGTTTTACGAAAAACCACCCTTGTTTTTCTGGCTCCAGTCGATGATGATGAATGTCTTCGGGATCAACGAGTTTTCGGCCCGTTTACCGAATGCAATCTGCGGGATCATTACGCTGGTTTATCTCTATCATATCGGCAAAAAACTACATGGGCATCGGTTCGGGTTCTTGTGGGCGCTGGCATATTTAGGGTCCGTATTACCGCATCTTTATTTTCGATCGGGGATCATCGACCCATTTTTTAATCTGTTTATTTTCGTCAGCCTGGTCAATGTGATTTTTGCTTCCTGGAAGCGCGAACGACTGGGCGGGGCCATGACCGTACCCAAAAGCGAATGGACCTATATTTTGCTGGGTGGCATTGTACTGGGCCTGGCCATTCTGACCAAAGGCCCCGTAGCTTATCTGATTGTGGGCTTAGTGTTGGTTACGTACTGGATGTTGAATCGTTTCCGGTGGTTCATTACTCCGCTGCAATTTCTGGCCTTTACGGCAGCGGCCTCGGCGGGTTCGTTGCTTTGGTATGGCCTCGATATTTATCTGAACGGACCAACGCTGGTGCGCGAATTTATAGCTTATAGCATCCGGTTATTCAGTACGCCCGATGCGGGTCATGTTGGCTTTCCGGGCTACCATATTATTATTCTGTTAGTTGGTTGTTTTCCGGCGTCAATCTTCGGAATCCGTGCGTTTGGATCATTGTTTATCGAACGAAACTACCAGCGCGAGTTTCGGCGGTGGATGCTGATTTTGTTCTGGATAGTACTGGTTCTGTTCAGCATTGTTCAATCGAAAATCGTCCATTATTCGTCGCTTTGCTATTTTCCCCTGACGTACTTCGCTGCGCTGACACTCCTACAGTTGGAAGAGCGTAAAATTCAGTTTAACAACTGGATGCGGGCAGGTTTGCTGGTTATCGGTGGAATTTATGTGGCCGCTATTGCGGGTCTGCCGTTTCTGGCCCGACGTATGGATATTGTGAAGGCTGCGGCCGATCAGGATGCGTTTACTCAGGGGAACCTGAACGCCAAAGTAGAGTGGACCGGCTGGGAAGCATTTCCGGGTGTATGGCTACTGATTATTATTGCCCTGGCCCTGATCTGGTATAATCAGCGCGAAATGGCTCGTGCTTCAGTAACACTTTTCATTGGTGTAGCGATGTTCGTAACGTTCACGCTCTGGTTATTCATTGGTCGTATCGAAGGAATTTCACAGGATGCCGCTATGCGTTTTTTTGAGCGGGCTCAGGGGCAGAATGTATACGTGAAAACCTACGGTTATCATAGCTACGGCCCCTTTTTCTATACGCGAAAACAACCTGTTACGAATCCTAATGAATACAACCTGGATTGGTTACTAAAAGGCAAAATCGATAAAGACGTTTTATTCATTCGCCATGCTTCTGAGGAGCCAACCCTGCTCGATTCGCTTCCTGACGTTCGAAAAACAGGAGAGGAAAATGGATTCGTTTTTTATCGGCGAAAGGCGAAGTGAGTAAATGTGCAGATTTAAAACTGTTGGCGGAACTAGGTGGTTATAGCAGCATGACTACTTCTCACAGAGCCCCGAAAACGGCTGGAGCGTTTGCGCTCTTCTGGCTGGTACTTGCATGTATATCCTGTAGTAAAGGCAGTTTGCCGAGTTCTGGACCTCAGAAAAAGTTGCGTGTTTCTGTTGGCGAGATCAAAGAAGTATCCTTATCTACTGAGAGTGATAGCGCTGCGGAGTTAATTGGCACATCCGATAACCAGGAAGTCGTAGAAGTTTCCCGACCCCAACTTGCGCCAGCGGTC
Proteins encoded in this region:
- the pgi gene encoding glucose-6-phosphate isomerase; this encodes MLANHRFTDLPAYAQLQAHYDGLKDRHLRDLFAEDPERFNTFSRQFEDILLDFSKNRITAETLSLLVQLAEQAELKSAIKKMFSGDKINRTEDRAVLHVALRNRSNTPILVDGADVMPDVNAVLNHMKSFTERIRSGEWKGYTGEAITDVVNIGIGGSDLGPVMVTEALKPYADDKKLRVHFVSNVDGVHIYETLQTVKPETTLFLIASKTFTTQETMTNAQTARQWFLDAAKDEAAIAKHFAALSTNQKDVEKFGIDPDNMFGFWDWVGGRYSLWSAIGLSIALYVGFDKFEELLDGAHAMDLHFHDTPLDQNLPVILGLVGIWYNNFFGAQTEAILPYDQYMHRFAAYFQQGDMESNGKSVDRAGHPVDYQTGPIIWGEPGTNGQHAFYQLIHQGTKLIPCDFLAPAVSQRPIGEHHKILMANYFAQTEALMNGKTEGEAAEELRKTGKSEEEIKALTPFKMFSGNRPTNSILFKKLTPYTLGSLIAMYEHKIFTQGVIWDIFSFDQWGVELGKQLASRILPELQNDEPISSHDSSTNGLMNAFKTMRAA
- a CDS encoding outer membrane beta-barrel protein, giving the protein MKKQFSLLAACLCGIGFVNAQTTPTYSTTSTTSPTYTSPVTTDSTNSMNSSSTMDNNSTNSNNSTNSNSSTTNSTYSTNSMASPADGTTTTVSTETYSTTDRPERTKAKDYKNFVFGIYAGLNSTKLKGETTGGDISGRVGYQAGFFVRGGGRLFGQLGAEYFASSSNYFTKGDGQTASQIQDQINIQYVQIPVYIGYKLLQSDRGISAIRLQVGLEYANRISSSSGNFNLTNAEIKSGTFNGLGQLGFDIGPLLIDLTYHYGLSDSIKNPTNGNTTSTGFAGSQRRILSASVGFKF
- a CDS encoding ArnT family glycosyltransferase, with amino-acid sequence MNQKLFYSLVLVGLGALFFIPFLGGVRLFDWDEINFAECAREMIVLGDYLHVHIDFKPFYEKPPLFFWLQSMMMNVFGINEFSARLPNAICGIITLVYLYHIGKKLHGHRFGFLWALAYLGSVLPHLYFRSGIIDPFFNLFIFVSLVNVIFASWKRERLGGAMTVPKSEWTYILLGGIVLGLAILTKGPVAYLIVGLVLVTYWMLNRFRWFITPLQFLAFTAAASAGSLLWYGLDIYLNGPTLVREFIAYSIRLFSTPDAGHVGFPGYHIIILLVGCFPASIFGIRAFGSLFIERNYQREFRRWMLILFWIVLVLFSIVQSKIVHYSSLCYFPLTYFAALTLLQLEERKIQFNNWMRAGLLVIGGIYVAAIAGLPFLARRMDIVKAAADQDAFTQGNLNAKVEWTGWEAFPGVWLLIIIALALIWYNQREMARASVTLFIGVAMFVTFTLWLFIGRIEGISQDAAMRFFERAQGQNVYVKTYGYHSYGPFFYTRKQPVTNPNEYNLDWLLKGKIDKDVLFIRHASEEPTLLDSLPDVRKTGEENGFVFYRRKAK